The DNA region CCGCGCGCTATTCGATGGCGCGGCCTGGAAGGAACTCGTCGCCCGCTGCGTCGAACGGTCATCCGCGCTGCATTTCCTCGGCCTCTTCTCCGACGGCAACGTGCACAGCCACATCAACCATCTCGAGGCCATGCTGCGCGAGGCCAGGGCCGCCGGCGTGAAAACGGCGCGCGTCCACCTCCTGCTCGACGGGCGCGACGTGCCGCCCCAGTCCGCGCTGGTGTACGTCGACCGGCTGGAGGCCTTCCTGAAGGAACTCAACACCGACGGGACCGTGGATTTCGCCATCGCCTCCGGCGGCGGCCGCATGAAGATCACGATGGACCGTTACGAGGCGGACTGGGACATGGTCAAGCGAGGCTGGGACATACACGTCCGCGGCGAGGGCCCGGCCTTCCCGTCGGCGCGCGCGGCGATCGAGGCCGCCCGCGCGGAGAACCCGGCCATCATTGACCAGGACCTTCCTCCCTTCGTGATCACCCGGGACGGGCAGCCGGTCGGCCCGGTCCGCGACGGCGACAGCGTGATCTTCTTCAACTTCCGCGGCGACCGGGCCATCGAGATCAGCCGGGCCTTCGAGGAGAACTCCTTCGTCCGGTTCGACCGCTCCCCGCGGCCGGACGTGCTGTACGCCGGGATGATGCAGTACGACGGCGACACGGGCATCCCGCATCGGTTCCTCGTCCCGCCGCCGGGCATCGACCGGACGATGGGCGAATACCTCGCCGTCACCGGGGTCCGGCAGCTCGCCATCAGCGAGACGCAGAAGTTCGGGCACGTGACCTACTTCTTCAACGGCAACCGGTCCGGCCAGTTCGACGACAAACTGGAAACCTACGTCGAGGTGCCTTCCGACCGCGTCCCGTTCGAGGAGCGGCCGTGGATGAAAGCGGCGGAGATCACGGACAAGGTGATCGAGGCCATCGAGCGGAAGCGCAACAAGTACCGCTTCATCCGGTTGAACTACGCCAACGGCGACATGGTGGGCCACACCGGCGTAACGCAGGCCGTGCGGATCGCCGTCGAAACCGTGGACCTGGGCCTGGGCCGGGTCATGCGGGCCGTGGAGAGGGCCGGCGGGATTCTCATCGCCACGGCCGACCACGGCAACGCGGACGACATGTACGAGCACGACAAGAAGACCGGCGCGGTGGTCATGGATCCGCGCACCGGCCAGCCGAAGCAGCGCACGGCCCACTCGCTCAACCCGGTTCCCTGCTACATCTACGATCCGTCGGGCGCGTCATGCGTCCGGTTGTCCGCGGCGGCGCAGGCCGGCGGGCTCGGCATCAGCAGCCTGGCCGCGACGTGCCTGAAGCTGCTGGGCTACGAACCGCCGCAGGATTACACGCCTTCGATCGTGGACGCGGGCTGAACGCCGGCGTCACCGAAGCCGGCTGCGGCGCCGGGAGCGCGTTCATTTCGCGGCGGACAGGCCATAGATGCCCTTGCGCTGGGCCTTCGCTTCCGCGTTGACCTGGGCATAGCGCTCCTTGCGGGGATGCGGCTCCGGTCGCGGGTACACCAGCCCGTTGCGTATCAGCATCTCGCAGATATCCTTGCCGCCGACCTCGATGTAGGCCAGCACGCGGCCGAAGGAATCGTATTCCACCTTGCCCCGGGGGAACACGATCTTCACGTCCTTCCCGGTCAGCATGATGTCCATCTGGCGGATAACGACCTGGCTGATCTGGAGCAGGGCCGCGGGCTTGATCTTCAGCATCTCGGCCTGTTCCCGGAGCTTCTTGTTCTCCTTTTTCTCGGGCGCGTCGATGCCGGCCATGCGCACCTTGTTGGTGCCGTACAGCCAGTGAATGACGATGGTATCCGTGTCCACCACCCGCAGGCAGCGCGCCGGCATGGCCGACGACCCAGAGGCTTCCCAACGGCGGACGAGGTACCCGGCGGCAAAGCCGATGCCGAGGCAAAGCAGGCAGAGGATGATGGTGATCACCGCGCCGCCGGTTCTCCGGACAGGACTCAAGGCCGCGCCGCCCTTCTGGAGCCAGCTCCCGGATTCGAACCGGGGGCCCACCGATTACCAATCAAAGGATGGAGCACTGTTTTCAATATCTTCTGCTTTAATGTCCCTGACAAGTTCCTAGCCTATTCGTCATCCTGCCATATATAAGTACTCAAAAGAATCGAGTGACGCGATGACAAAACGGCTTCGCCGCAGGCCCCTCTGCCGCCGAGGCCATGTGTGGCGGCTGAAACATATCCCGATCCTGGAAACAGAGAACAAGGCCGAGGCAGAATCGAAGCGCTTCGAAATCGGCTACCCGGTGTTGCGGGCCCAGGAAGCGGATGCCATGGCCGTACGGGCGGGACGCCTGGCTGCAGTTTAAAAAAAAGAGCAGGAGAAGCGCGATCCGGCGTTGAAGAGAACCGACACGCCGCCTGCGCATGCAAACGCGACCGCCCGCCCGGATTCTGGCGAGCGCACGCTGGCCGGTGGCGAAGCCTCCTGGAAAAAAGTCCGCGCGCGGATGAAGACCACGCACCCCGATGTAGCGGCCAGGAGGGAGATCAACGAGGAAATCACCCCTTCTTGCGCCAAATCCCTGGCGGCAACCGG from Kiritimatiellia bacterium includes:
- a CDS encoding thermonuclease family protein, with translation MGPRFESGSWLQKGGAALSPVRRTGGAVITIILCLLCLGIGFAAGYLVRRWEASGSSAMPARCLRVVDTDTIVIHWLYGTNKVRMAGIDAPEKKENKKLREQAEMLKIKPAALLQISQVVIRQMDIMLTGKDVKIVFPRGKVEYDSFGRVLAYIEVGGKDICEMLIRNGLVYPRPEPHPRKERYAQVNAEAKAQRKGIYGLSAAK
- a CDS encoding 2,3-bisphosphoglycerate-independent phosphoglycerate mutase; protein product: MESLKSLDGYRGPKGPVVLMIMDGIGIGRYEEGDFVRAASTPHMDWLRAHAVFTRLKAHGVAVGMPSDEDMGNSEIGHNAIGCGRVFDQGASLVNKAIESRALFDGAAWKELVARCVERSSALHFLGLFSDGNVHSHINHLEAMLREARAAGVKTARVHLLLDGRDVPPQSALVYVDRLEAFLKELNTDGTVDFAIASGGGRMKITMDRYEADWDMVKRGWDIHVRGEGPAFPSARAAIEAARAENPAIIDQDLPPFVITRDGQPVGPVRDGDSVIFFNFRGDRAIEISRAFEENSFVRFDRSPRPDVLYAGMMQYDGDTGIPHRFLVPPPGIDRTMGEYLAVTGVRQLAISETQKFGHVTYFFNGNRSGQFDDKLETYVEVPSDRVPFEERPWMKAAEITDKVIEAIERKRNKYRFIRLNYANGDMVGHTGVTQAVRIAVETVDLGLGRVMRAVERAGGILIATADHGNADDMYEHDKKTGAVVMDPRTGQPKQRTAHSLNPVPCYIYDPSGASCVRLSAAAQAGGLGISSLAATCLKLLGYEPPQDYTPSIVDAG